From a single Poecilia reticulata strain Guanapo linkage group LG2, Guppy_female_1.0+MT, whole genome shotgun sequence genomic region:
- the pknox1.1 gene encoding homeobox protein PKNOX1.1 produces the protein MAAQAVSIDKYPKGEQQIQSVVEADCDSESKFEGTLVEVSNPVPTEPQTPMDADKASIYRHPLFPLLALLFEKCEQSTLSSECITSASFDVDIENFVRCQEKEGKPFFSEDPELDNLMVKAIQVLRIHLLELEKVSDLCKDFCSRYIACLKTKMNSETLLSGDPGSPYSPVQGQAQNFSPTKSQTPSSISGTLSPQGQIVVPASALQQGNVTVTAVNPTQVVTGSTVYQPVTVVTPQGQVVTQALSPGTIRVQNNQLQLQFHQDLNLFNHEDNSTKNKRGVLPKHATNVMRSWLFQHIGHPYPTEDEKKQIAGQTNLTLLQVNNWFINARRRILQPMLDASSSESSKTKKKTPQNRPLQRFWPDSIAAGGGTHQQVTMPDGTMVTMNMESLQSLTSDGATLAVQQVMLAGHSEDESGDSGEDDDDADMTVLGLDNSDSLQ, from the exons ATGGCAGCCCAGGCGGTTTCTATAGACAAATACCCAAAGGGGGAGCAGCAG ATTCAGAGTGTGGTAGAGGCAGACTGTGACTCTGAGTCTAAATTTGAAGGGACATTGGTTGAAGTGTCCAACCCGGTCCCCACCGAACCACAGACACCCATGGATGCTGACAAAGCATCTATATACCg GCATCCCCTGTTCCCCTTGTTGGCTCTGCTTTTTGAGAAGTGTGAGCAGTCCACACTAAGCTCTGAATGCATCACATCGGCCAGCTTTGATGTGGACATCGAGAACTTTGTCCGCTGTCAGGAAAAAGAGGGGAAGCCCTTCTTCAGTGAAGACCCTGAACTTGATAACTTG ATGGTGAAAGCCATTCAAGTGCTACGGATCCATTtgctggagctggagaaggTGAGTGACCTGTGTAAGGACTTTTGCAGCCGCTACATCGCCTGCCTCAAGACGAAGATGAACAGCGAGACTCTTCTGAGTGGAGATCCAGGAAGCCCGTACTCCCCGGTGCAAGGCCAGGCACAGAACTTCTCACCCACCAAATCTCAG ACGCCAAGCTCCATCTCGGGCACCCTCAGCCCCCAGGGCCAGATTGTGGTGCCAGCTTCAGCCCTGCAACAAGGGAACGTTACTGTTACAGCTGTCAACCCCACCCAAGTAGTTACAG GAAGTACAGTTTACCAGCCAGTAACAGTCGTCACTCCTCAGGGCCAGGTGGTGACTCAGGCCCTGTCTCCTGGGACAATACGTGTCCAAAACAATCAG CTTCAGCTACAGTTTCACCAGGACTTGAACCTCTTCAATCACGAGGACaactcaacaaaaaataaacggGGCGTTCTACCCAAACACGCCACCAATGTCATGCGCTCTTGGCTCTTCCAGCATATTGGG CATCCTTATCCAACTGAAGATGAGAAGAAGCAGATTGCCGGTCAAACAAATCTGACACTTCTACAAGTCAATAACTG GTTCATAAACGCACGGAGACGGATCTTGCAGCCGATGTTGGATGCTAGCTCTTCTGAGTCCAGCaaaaccaagaagaaaactCCACAAAATCGGCCACTGCAGCGTTTCTGGCCCGACTCTATTGCTGCTGGGGGAGGAACCCATCAGCAGGTTACCATGCCTGATG GTACGATGGTGACGATGAACATGGAGAGTCTGCAGAGCCTCACGTCAGACGGAGCCACCCTGGCAGTGCAGCAGGTCATGCTTGCAGGCCACAGCGAAGATGAGTCGGGTGACAGCGGGGAAGACGACGACGACGCAGACATGACCGTTCTGGGGCTCGACAACAGCGACTCGTTGCAGTAA
- the ndufv3 gene encoding papilin isoform X1, protein MVSSRLGDSAAEEMSSSSSSDSDTDSDSDSESIPEDENLEVETETRSFSLELQQPSLQELQQPSLQEQREIKELIVSGVTKGLPNAEEAADQSVVQASRDPLRDSAFDALTATKNAAELTSSDLSTLTAPTDALCEAPAVPVEQHEAPDKAQSDSLLKAVDAFTELEEGLGDAGEESGGETSTIGPVQSKAVSAEVAADCPAEVGTSVELEDSAQVLVEATEEELHAETTAERPEESAAAPPEPEISFDNSTYKNYQHHSYTSFTFADLDVEMAKYRLPQPSSGKPSPRH, encoded by the exons ATGGTTTCTTCTAGGCTTGGGGATTCAGCAGCTGAAGAAATGTCTTCCTCATCATCCAGCGACTCTGATACAGACTCAGACTCAGACTCGGAGTCCATTCCTGAAGACGAGAATTTAGAGGTAGAAACTGAAACCAGAAGCTTTTCTTTGGAATTGCAACAACCAAGTCTTCAAGAATTGCAACAACCAAGTCTTCAGGAACAGAGAGAAATTAAAGAGCTTATAGTTAGTGGAGTGACTAAGGGCCTTCCTAAtgcagaggaagcagcagatCAATCTGTAGTCCAGGCCTCCAGAGATCCTTTGCGAGACTCAGCCTTCGATGCCCTGACTGCTACAAAGAATGCAGCTGAGCTTACCAGTTCAGATTTGTCAACCCTTACTGCTCCTACCGATGCCCTGTGTGAAGCTCCAGCTGTACCTGTGGAGCAACATGAAGCTCCAGACAAAGCCCAGTCTGACTCTCTTTTAAAAGCAGTAGATGCGTTTACAGAACTTGAAGAAGGCTTAGGTGATGCTGGTGAAGAATCGGGGGGGGAAACGTCTACTATTGGGCCTGTACAGTCAAAAGCCGTCTCTGCTGAAGTAGCAGCTGACTGTCCAGCTGAAGTTGGCACCTCTGTTGAGCTGGAGGACTCTGCCCAGGTGCTAGTGGAAGCTACTGAAGAGGAGCTGCATGCCGAGACCACTGCTGAACGGCCTGAGG agtcagcagcagcacctccgGAGCCTGAGATATCTTTTGACAACAGCACTTACAAAAACTACCAGCACCACAGCTACACCAGCTTCACATTTGCAGACCTGGATGTGGAGATGGCCAAGTATCGTCTCCCTCAGCCCTCGTCCGGAAAACCGTCACCCAGACACTAG